A window of Candidatus Desulfatibia profunda contains these coding sequences:
- the cbpB gene encoding peptide-modifying radical SAM enzyme CbpB, whose protein sequence is MPARYANIGYGPNFSVLDIGISDKCAVVEPDTAFWAIVAKDDLSEVLAGKLVADFQKKADDFQKEMQHLRFGLKPSAVYFNPTERCNFNCSYCYLPEDMRRNGKTMTKDELCNALARLSGHFATIGSGEVKPQVIFHGSEPMLARASVFEGIQRFKEDFHFGVQTNASLMDDEAIAFLTEHQVGIGISLDAPIADIADITRKTWQGAGAFDAVVQVMEKLADYSAFNVITTVTSQNVHVLPQLVEFLHDHGVGVVMLNPVRCTQEGGRQLKPSNAALTRNFCQALDRSYELFKQTGRKLVVANFANVLAAIAGPTSRRLMCDISPCGAGRCFFAVAANGDMFPCSEFIGIPEYKGGNLYQKDIDAILDSRAFRKVTDRKVENIDPCARCAIRHFCGAPCPAEIKMVSGDLNAPSHYCEFYQEQVRYAFRVLAKEREHAFLWNGWQEETEAAFNLTEAA, encoded by the coding sequence ATTCCTGCCCGGTATGCTAATATAGGATACGGGCCAAATTTCTCCGTACTCGACATCGGCATTTCCGATAAATGCGCTGTGGTTGAACCGGATACGGCCTTTTGGGCCATCGTTGCCAAAGACGATCTTTCGGAAGTCCTGGCCGGAAAGCTGGTAGCAGACTTTCAGAAAAAGGCGGATGATTTTCAAAAAGAAATGCAGCATCTACGCTTTGGTCTCAAACCATCCGCCGTTTATTTCAATCCCACTGAGCGGTGCAATTTCAACTGCAGCTATTGTTATCTGCCTGAAGATATGCGGCGCAATGGTAAGACGATGACGAAAGACGAGCTTTGCAACGCTCTGGCACGCCTTTCCGGACACTTTGCAACTATCGGTTCCGGCGAGGTCAAACCTCAAGTGATTTTCCATGGCAGTGAGCCGATGCTGGCGCGCGCGTCCGTTTTTGAGGGCATACAGCGGTTTAAGGAAGATTTTCACTTCGGGGTACAGACCAATGCTTCGCTGATGGACGATGAGGCCATCGCCTTTCTCACCGAACATCAGGTGGGTATCGGAATATCTCTGGACGCTCCTATCGCCGATATCGCCGATATCACCCGCAAGACCTGGCAAGGAGCTGGGGCCTTCGATGCCGTTGTGCAGGTGATGGAAAAGCTGGCGGACTATTCGGCGTTTAACGTGATCACCACGGTAACATCGCAAAACGTACATGTGCTTCCCCAGCTTGTGGAATTTTTACATGATCACGGGGTCGGAGTTGTAATGTTGAACCCGGTCAGATGCACGCAGGAAGGCGGCAGGCAGCTAAAGCCGTCCAATGCAGCCCTGACAAGAAATTTCTGCCAGGCGCTTGATCGGAGCTATGAGCTTTTCAAACAGACCGGGCGCAAATTGGTTGTTGCCAATTTCGCCAACGTGCTGGCGGCCATTGCTGGCCCAACGAGCAGGCGACTGATGTGCGATATCTCTCCCTGCGGCGCCGGTCGCTGCTTTTTTGCCGTTGCTGCCAACGGCGACATGTTTCCATGCAGCGAATTTATCGGTATTCCGGAGTACAAAGGCGGCAACTTGTATCAAAAGGATATCGACGCCATTTTAGACAGCCGGGCGTTCCGGAAGGTTACCGACCGCAAGGTCGAAAATATCGATCCGTGCGCCCGGTGCGCAATTCGCCACTTCTGCGGCGCACCGTGTCCTGCAGAAATCAAGATGGTTTCCGGTGATTTGAACGCCCCAAGCCATTACTGCGAATTTTACCAAGAGCAGGTGCGATATGCGTTTCGCGTACTTGCAAAGGAAAGGGAACATGCCTTTCTGTGGAATGGTTGGCAGGAAGAAACCGAAGCTGCCTTTAATTTAACCGAAGCAGCCTAA